The genomic DNA TTCCGCCGCCCGCTCCGCGCCCTTGGCGCCCTCGGAGCCCGTCGGGTACCACTTGCTGTCGGTGTTGCCCGCGGTCCACTCCCGGCCCGCGTAGGTGACCCGTTGGATGTGCAGCGAGGACGCGTTGGCCACCGCCCAGTGCGCCAGCTGCCAGCCGCGCCGCCCGTGCTCCCGGGCCGAGCCGGCACCGGTACCGCCGGTCACCGGCAGTGTCACGGTCCGCTCGTCGGAACGGGTCGCGGGCGGGGAGGACGCGGCGTCGCCGCCCACCTCCACGCCGGCCGGTCGCAGCACGTCGTGTCCGAAGTCCCGCACCAGCGCGGCGCGGACCGCGTCCGGCCCCTTCTCCGGAGTCGCACCGGGGCGCCCGTCGCAGGTCAGCGCGGCCGCGGACCGTCCGGTGAGCGCGGCGGCCAGCAACTCGGCGTCCGGTTCGTGCTTGGCGTAGGCGTACGGGAAGGCGCTGCGCTGCACCCGCTGGGCGGCGTCGGTCAGCGGAAGATCGAGGTAGCCGGGCACCTCGACCAAGTGGTCGTAGAACAGACCCGCCGAGTACGCCGGGTCCATGATCTCCTCGGGCTTGCCCCAGCCCTGCGAGGGCCGCTGCTGGAACAGGCCGAGCGAGTCCTTGTCGCCGTGGTCCAGGTTGCGCAGCGCCGACTCCTGCAGCGCGGCCGCCAGCGCGATCGTCACGGCCCGCTCGGGCAGCCCGCGCGCGGTGCCCACGGCGGTGATCGTGGCCGCGTTCACCGCCTGCTCCGGGGTGAACTCGTAGGTCGTCCGGCCGTCCTTGCCGGAGGCCACCTTGCAGCCCGGAGCGCCCCCGCCTCCGGTGACGTACTGCACGGCCAGATAACCGGCGACCGCGAGCAGGACCATGGAGGCGGCGCCCGAACGGGCGAGGCGGCCACGGCGTTTGCGAGGTGGGGACGGCTGGAGCACGCGTACAAGGTACTGGAGGGTAGGGTCCGGTGTCCGCCGGGTGCGCACCTTGCCCGAAGGGGCAGGGCGTTAGGGTCGGGGCCATGGCCGATACCCCGCTTGACCTCACGCTGGACGCCGCGGAGCTTACCGCGCGGCTCGTCGACTTCCCGTCCGAGAGCGGCACCGAGAAGCCCCTGGCGGACGCGGTCGAGAGCGCCCTGCGGTCCCTGCCGCACCTGTCGGTCGAGCGGTACGGCAACAACGTGGTCGCGCGCACCGGCCTTGGCCGCGCGGAGCGGGTGATCCTGGCCGGCCACATCGACACCGTGCCGATCGCCGGCAACGTCCCGTCCCGGCTGGACGAGGACGGAGTCCTGTGGGGGTGCGGCACCTGCGACATGAAGGCGGGCGTCGCGGTCCAGCTGCGCATCGCGGCCACCGTTCCCGCCCCCAACCGCGACCTGACCTTCGTCTTCTACGACAACGAGGAGGTCGCCGCCGAGCTGAACGGCCTGAAGCACGTCGCCGAGGCCCACCCCGAGTGGCTGGAGGGCGACTTCGCGGTGCTCCTCGAACCGTCCGACGGCCAGGTGGAGGGCGGCTGCCAGGGCACCCTGCGGGTGCTGCTGAAGACCGCGGGGGAGCGGGCGCACTCGGCCCGCTCCTGGATGGGCTCCAACGCCATCCACGCCGCCGCCCCGATCCTCGCGCGCCTGGCGGCGTACGAACCCCGCTACCCGGTCATCGACGGTCTGGAGTACCGCGAGGGCCTCAACGCCGTCGGCATCACGGGCGGGGTGGCCGGCAACGTCATCCCCGACGAGTGCGTCGTCACCGTCAACTTCCGCTACGCCCCGGACCGCACCCCCGAGGAGGCGCTCGCCCACGTGCGTGAGGTCTTCGCCGACTGCGGGGTGACGGACTTCGTGGTCGACGACCACAGCGGCGCGGCCCTGCCGGGCCTGTCCCACCCGGCCGCGGCGGCCTTCATCGAGGCCGTGGGCGGCACCCCGCAGCCGAAGTACGGCTGGACGGACGTGTCGCGCTTCTCGGCGCTCGGCGTCCCGGCGGTCAACTACGGCCCCGGCAACCCGCACTTGGCGCACAAGCGCGACGAGCGGGTCGAGGTGGCGAAGATCCTCGCGGGCGAGGAGCGCCTGCGCTCCTGGCTGACGGCTTGATCCACGGCGGTCGCGGCGGGTTTGTGCCGCTGCGTGGCGGACATGCTGAGGTCCCTCGTACGTAACCCGCGTAGATCTACGCTGAGGTGGAAGAACCTGCAACTGGAGGGAGCTCGCATGGCTACCGGCAACCCCGAGGGCAAGAAGCGGCCACCGGAGGAGCAGCGCCTGGGCCCCGTCCTGCGGCGGCGGGGCCAGGTGCAGGAGAGCACCACGGACCAGCGCCTGCTGGACGAGCGTGCTCCGACGGACTGGGTCCACACCGACCCCTGGCGCGTCCTGCGCATCCAGTCGGAGTTCATCGAGGGCTTCGGCACGCTGGCCGAACTGCCGCCCGCCATCAGCGTCTTCGGCTCCGCCCGTACGCCCGTGGACTCACCGGAGTACGAGGCGGGCGTGCGGCTGGGCCGCGGGCTGGTGGAGGCGGGCTTCGCCGTGATCACCGGCGGCGGGCCGGGCGCCATGGAGGCGGCCAACAAGGGCGCCCTGGAGGCGAAGGGCACCTCGGTCGGCCTGGGCATCGAACTGCCCTTCGAACAGGGGCTCAACCCCTACGTCGACATCGGCCTGAACTTCCGCTACTTCTTCGTCCGCAAGATGATGTTCGTGAAGTACGCGCAGGGCTTCGTCGTCCTGCCCGGCGGCCTCGGCACCCTGGACGAACTCTTCGAGGCCCTCACCCTGGTGCAGACCCAGAAGGTGACCCGCTTCCCCATCGTCCTGTTCGGCTCGGCGTACTGGGGCGGCCTGGTGGACTGGCTCCGCGGCACCCTGGTGGCCCAGGGCAAGGCCGCGGAGAAGGACCTCATGCTCTTCCACGTCACCGACGACGTGGACGAGGCGGTCGCCCTGGTCTCCAAGGAGGCGGGCCGCTAGCGGCCGGTCACGGGCGGGGGTGGGGTCCCGGGCCGGCCGCGGGCGCGGACGAGGCCCTAGGCCAGCCCCCGCCGCGCCACCGCCGGCTCCCGGTGCCCGGCGATCGTCGCCACCATGTCCAGCACCTGCCGGGTCTCCGCCACCTCGTGCACCCGGTACACCCTCGCCCCCAGCCATGCCGACACCGCCGTCGTCGCCAGCGTGCCGATCAGCCGTTCCTTCACCGGCCGGTCCAGCGTCTCCCCGACGAAGTCCTTGTTCGACAGGGACACCAGCACCGGCCACCCCGTCTCCACCATCTCCCCGAGCCGTCGCGTCGCCTCCAGGCTGTGCCGGGTGTTCTTGCCGAAGTCGTGCCCGGGGTCGATCAGCACCGACTCCCGCGGCACCCCCAGCCCCACCGCCCGCTCGGCCAGCCCCAGCGTCACCCGCAGGATGTCGGCCACGACGTCGTCGTACGTCACCCGGTGCGGCCGCGTCCGCGGCTCGGCCCCGCCCGCGTGCGTGCACACCAGGCCCACCCCGTACCGGGCCGCGACCTCCGCGAGCTTCGGATCGACTCCGCCCCACGCGTCGTTCAGCAGGTCCGCCCCGGCCTCGCAGACGGCCTCGCCGACCTCGTGCCGCCAGGTGTCCACGCTGATCACGACGTCCGGATGCCGACGCCGCACCTCCGCGACGAACCCCACCGTCCGCCGTGCCTCCTCCGTGGCCGACACCTCGTCCCCGGGACCGGCCTTCACCCCGCCGACGTCGATGATCGCGGCGCCCTCGGCCACGGCCTGCTCCACGCGCGCGAGGGCGGGCTCGTCGCGGAAGGTCGCCCCCCGGTCGTAGAAGGAGTCCGGGGTCCGGTTCACGATCGCCATGATCACCGGCTCCTGCGCCGCGAATTCACGCCTGCCCAGCCTGAGCATCCCCTGTGACATCTCCTCGTCCACACCGTTCTCTCGTGCCGCTCTCGACCCCGGGCGGGCGGCCCTTCGGCCACCGCGGCCCCGGCTGTCAGACTCGCATGGCACGATCGGACCCGACACAACCGACTCCGGCACAACCGACGCCGACCCGACCATGGGGGCCCAGCGATGGTCATGTTCCTGTTCCTCGTCATCGCGCTGGCCGTCGTCGTGGCCGCGGTGACACTCGCCGTGGTTGGCGGCGGCGAGAGCGGGCCGCTGCCCGACGCCGCGCCCGAGCGGGTGAGGGACGCGCTGCCCCCGGACCGGCCGGTGGGCCGCGGCGACGTGGAGCGGTTGCGCTTCCCGCTCGTGGTCCGCGGCTACCGCATGGCCGACGTCGACGACGCCCTCGGCCGCCTCGGCGCCGAGCTGGCCGAGCGCGAGGCCCGGATCGCCGACCTGGAGTCCGCGCTGGCGGGCGCCCGGGCCGCGGCGGCCCACCGCCACGTCGTCATGGACAAGCCGGACCGGGAGGAGCAGCAGTGAGCGCCGGGGAGGCCGTCGCGGGCCCGGACGGCGCGCTGCGCTGCCCCTGGGCGCTGTCCACCGCGGACTACGTCACGTACCACGACGACGAGTGGGGCCGCCCGGTGCACGGCGACGACGCCCTCTACGAGCGGCTCAGCCTGGAGGCCTTCCAGTCCGGCCTGTCCTGGATCACCATCCTGCGCCGCCGCACCGGCTTCCGCGCCGCCTTCGCCGACTTCGAGATCGCCAAGGTCGCGGCCTTCACCGACGCCGACCGCGAGCGCCTGCTCGCGGACACCGGCATCATCCGCAACCGCGCCAAGATCGACGCGACCCTCGCCAACGCGCGCGTGCTGGCCGAGTGGGCCCCCGGCGACCTGGACGAGCTGATCTGGTCGCACGCCCCGGACCCGGCCGGACGACCGGCCCCGAAGACCCTCACCGACGTCCCGGCCGTGACCCCGGAGTCCACGCTCCTGTCCAAGGCCCTGAAGAAGCGGGGCGTGCGCTTCGTCGGCCCGACGACGGCGTACGCGCTGATGCAGGCGTGCGGACTGGTCGACGACCACCTGGCGGCATGCGTGGCCCGCAGACCCTGAGCCGCCGGCCACCCGGCACCGACGGCCTCTCACCCATTGCCGTCCGCCCGCCGCGCCCGCGCCTGTTCCGCCGGGCCGTTTGCCGTCGGTCGTCCGGGGCGTGTCACCGGCGGCCCGCCGTCGGCCGCCGGGCCGCTCGGCGTCGGCTCTCCGCGGCCTGTCACCGGTTGTCGTCCGGCCGAGCCTGTTCCGCCGGGCCGTTTGCCGTTGGTCGTCCGGGGCGTGTCACCGGCGGCCCGCCGTCGGCCGCCGGGCCGCTCGGCGTCGGCTCTCCGCAGCCTGTCACCCGTTGTCGTCCGCCGCCTTCACCGGCCGCTCGCGGCCCGTCACCGGTTCCCTTGCCGCGCGCCGCGGCCCGCCCGTCGCCCGAGGCCCGTCGCCGGGTGCCTGCAGGTGTCCGCCTACCGGCCCAGGTACTTCGGCTTCTCCTTCTCGACGAACGCCCGCACCGCGATCGCGTGGTCCTCGGAGGCGCCCGCCCGCGACTGCAGCTCGTCCTCCTTGTCCAGCGTCTCGGACAGCGAGTGCGTCAGCCCGTACGCCATCGCCTCCTTCAGCGCCGCGTACGCCACCGTCGGCCCCTCGGCCAGCGCCCGCGCCGTCTTCTCGGCCTCGGCGCGCAGGTCCGCGGCGGGGACGACCCGGGTCGCGATGCCCAGCTCGTACGCCTCCTGCGCGCGGATGCTGCGCGGGAAGAGGAGCAGGTCGGCGGCGCGGCCGGGGCCGACGACGCGCGGCAGCGTCCAGGAGATGCCGGAGTCCGCGGTGAGCGCCACGCCCGCGAAGGACGTGTTGAACGCCGCCGTGTCCGCGACGATCCGGTAGTCCGCGGCGAGCGCGAAACCGAGCCCCGCTCCGGCCGCCACGCCGTTCACGGCGGCGACCACCGGCTTCTCGGCGCCGGCGAGCGCCCGGACGATCGGGTTGTAGTGCTCGCGCACCGTGCTCATCGTCTGCCCCGAGCCCGTCTCCCGGTCGGCGGCCAGCAGTCCGATGTGCTCCTTGAGGTCCTGGCCGACACAGAACGCCCGGTCACCGGCCGCGGTCAGCAGCACCGCCCGTACGGCGTCGTCCGCCGCCGCGGCACGCACCGCGTCCCGGAGCGCGACCTTGGTCTCGATGTTCAGCGCGTTCATCGCCTCGGGGCGGTTCAGCGTGATCGTCGCGAGCCCGTCGCTCACTTCGTAGAGCACGGTGTCGGCCATGGGGATCCCCTCCGCGTCGTGGCATGCAACGGCATGTGTCCGGGAGACAGCATGACGGAGATCACCGGGAACGGATCGCCCATGAGGTGTGACCTGCGTCAAAGAATTCCGGTCCGTATCCGTTCGGTGGAAGTGGGCGAGGGCGCGCAGTATCGCAGTCACATCGCCGAATTGAGTGGTTTTGCTCGCGCGCGTTGCCCAAGCGATGCCGACCGATGTTGGTCATCGGGTCCTGGGATGCGGGATAATGGCCGGGAAGCAATGTGTTCGATGCCGGTGTCGCGCGTCCATGCGGTCCGCGCGTGCCCTCACGGGCCGTCGGCGGTGACGGTGAGCTGGTATCAGGAAGGGGAACGAGCATGGCGGCCATGAAGCCGCGGACGGGCGATGGCCCGCTCGAGGTGACCAAGGAGGGGCGGGGCATCGTCATGCGCGTTCCGCTCGAAGGCGGCGGGCGGCTCGTCGTCGAGCTGACCCCCGACGAGGCCGACGCGCTCGGCGACGCCCTCAAGAAGGTCGTCGGCTGACGCGCGAGCGACCATACCCGTTCAGTCGCCCCGGTACCGTTCGCGGTGCCGGGGTGATTGTTCTTCGACGGCCCTTCCCGTGCGCGGCACTTCTCTCCGGCGCTTCGGTTCGGCGCTCGGGGTCAGCGCTTCACGGCGCACAGCAGTCCGTCGCCCACCGGGAGCAGTGACGGCACCAGTTCCTGGCTCTCCCGCACCGCGCGCAGGAGTTCCCGCACCCGCAGCACCTCGGTGGGCTGCGGTCCCGAGTCGATCGTGCGGCCTGCGCCGAAGACGCCCTCGAAGGCGACGAGACCCCCGGGACGCAGCAGGCGCAACGATTCAGCGAGGTAGTCCAGGTACTCCAGACGGTCGCCGTCGCAGAAGACCAGGTCGTATCCGGCGTCCGCGAGCCGGGGCAGTACGTCCAGGGCGCGCCCGGGAATGAACCGGGCCCGGTTGCTGGCGAAGCCCGCGGCCCGGAAGGCCTGGCGGGCGAACTGCTGGTGCTCCGGCTCCGGGTCGACGGTGGTCAGTACCCCGTCCGGCCGCATGCCGTGCAGCAGATGGATGCCGGAGACGCCGCAGCCGGTGCCGATCTCCGCGACGGCCTTGGCGTCCACGGCGGCGGCGAGCAACCCCAGGGCGGATCCCGTGCCCGGGGTCACCGAGCGCAGGCCTGCGTCGCGGGCCCGGTCGCGTGCCCAGAGCAGCGCGTCGTCCTCGGCGACATAGGCGTCGGCGAACGCCCAGCTCGTCTGCCGGTTGCCGGTAATGACCCTCTCCTGTCCCCGTCGTTGCCTCGGCGTGACTGTATCCGTTGGCGTCGGGAACCCGCAGATGGGACCAGTCGTTTAAAGGGGGAAGCAAAGAGGCGGTGCCGAAGAGGCGAACGAGCGGGCCG from Streptomyces sp. CB09001 includes the following:
- a CDS encoding heavy metal transporter, whose amino-acid sequence is MLQPSPPRKRRGRLARSGAASMVLLAVAGYLAVQYVTGGGGAPGCKVASGKDGRTTYEFTPEQAVNAATITAVGTARGLPERAVTIALAAALQESALRNLDHGDKDSLGLFQQRPSQGWGKPEEIMDPAYSAGLFYDHLVEVPGYLDLPLTDAAQRVQRSAFPYAYAKHEPDAELLAAALTGRSAAALTCDGRPGATPEKGPDAVRAALVRDFGHDVLRPAGVEVGGDAASSPPATRSDERTVTLPVTGGTGAGSAREHGRRGWQLAHWAVANASSLHIQRVTYAGREWTAGNTDSKWYPTGSEGAKGAERAAEAVRITSAG
- the dapE gene encoding succinyl-diaminopimelate desuccinylase, which encodes MADTPLDLTLDAAELTARLVDFPSESGTEKPLADAVESALRSLPHLSVERYGNNVVARTGLGRAERVILAGHIDTVPIAGNVPSRLDEDGVLWGCGTCDMKAGVAVQLRIAATVPAPNRDLTFVFYDNEEVAAELNGLKHVAEAHPEWLEGDFAVLLEPSDGQVEGGCQGTLRVLLKTAGERAHSARSWMGSNAIHAAAPILARLAAYEPRYPVIDGLEYREGLNAVGITGGVAGNVIPDECVVTVNFRYAPDRTPEEALAHVREVFADCGVTDFVVDDHSGAALPGLSHPAAAAFIEAVGGTPQPKYGWTDVSRFSALGVPAVNYGPGNPHLAHKRDERVEVAKILAGEERLRSWLTA
- a CDS encoding TIGR00730 family Rossman fold protein, with product MATGNPEGKKRPPEEQRLGPVLRRRGQVQESTTDQRLLDERAPTDWVHTDPWRVLRIQSEFIEGFGTLAELPPAISVFGSARTPVDSPEYEAGVRLGRGLVEAGFAVITGGGPGAMEAANKGALEAKGTSVGLGIELPFEQGLNPYVDIGLNFRYFFVRKMMFVKYAQGFVVLPGGLGTLDELFEALTLVQTQKVTRFPIVLFGSAYWGGLVDWLRGTLVAQGKAAEKDLMLFHVTDDVDEAVALVSKEAGR
- the folP gene encoding dihydropteroate synthase, which codes for MLRLGRREFAAQEPVIMAIVNRTPDSFYDRGATFRDEPALARVEQAVAEGAAIIDVGGVKAGPGDEVSATEEARRTVGFVAEVRRRHPDVVISVDTWRHEVGEAVCEAGADLLNDAWGGVDPKLAEVAARYGVGLVCTHAGGAEPRTRPHRVTYDDVVADILRVTLGLAERAVGLGVPRESVLIDPGHDFGKNTRHSLEATRRLGEMVETGWPVLVSLSNKDFVGETLDRPVKERLIGTLATTAVSAWLGARVYRVHEVAETRQVLDMVATIAGHREPAVARRGLA
- a CDS encoding DivIVA domain-containing protein; translation: MVMFLFLVIALAVVVAAVTLAVVGGGESGPLPDAAPERVRDALPPDRPVGRGDVERLRFPLVVRGYRMADVDDALGRLGAELAEREARIADLESALAGARAAAAHRHVVMDKPDREEQQ
- a CDS encoding DNA-3-methyladenine glycosylase I, which translates into the protein MSAGEAVAGPDGALRCPWALSTADYVTYHDDEWGRPVHGDDALYERLSLEAFQSGLSWITILRRRTGFRAAFADFEIAKVAAFTDADRERLLADTGIIRNRAKIDATLANARVLAEWAPGDLDELIWSHAPDPAGRPAPKTLTDVPAVTPESTLLSKALKKRGVRFVGPTTAYALMQACGLVDDHLAACVARRP
- a CDS encoding enoyl-CoA hydratase-related protein; the protein is MADTVLYEVSDGLATITLNRPEAMNALNIETKVALRDAVRAAAADDAVRAVLLTAAGDRAFCVGQDLKEHIGLLAADRETGSGQTMSTVREHYNPIVRALAGAEKPVVAAVNGVAAGAGLGFALAADYRIVADTAAFNTSFAGVALTADSGISWTLPRVVGPGRAADLLLFPRSIRAQEAYELGIATRVVPAADLRAEAEKTARALAEGPTVAYAALKEAMAYGLTHSLSETLDKEDELQSRAGASEDHAIAVRAFVEKEKPKYLGR
- a CDS encoding DUF3117 domain-containing protein → MAAMKPRTGDGPLEVTKEGRGIVMRVPLEGGGRLVVELTPDEADALGDALKKVVG
- a CDS encoding O-methyltransferase, whose product is MCGFPTPTDTVTPRQRRGQERVITGNRQTSWAFADAYVAEDDALLWARDRARDAGLRSVTPGTGSALGLLAAAVDAKAVAEIGTGCGVSGIHLLHGMRPDGVLTTVDPEPEHQQFARQAFRAAGFASNRARFIPGRALDVLPRLADAGYDLVFCDGDRLEYLDYLAESLRLLRPGGLVAFEGVFGAGRTIDSGPQPTEVLRVRELLRAVRESQELVPSLLPVGDGLLCAVKR